TGACCCCCCTCCGCCGCAGCCTCCCCTAAAAAGGATAATGTTCGGCATGCAAAAGTGAGGCTACCTTTTAGCCAGCCGGCAACACTATTAAAGATTTATTCATGTTTCTCTCGACTCCGGGCTAACTCCGGCTTTCTCTGGGATAGTTTGCCAATTTAAGTGACAGCCTGGAATTTTTAGAGTTCCCTGGATGACTAATGCGGCAAACGGAATTTTCATGAAGAGAGATGTGCGGGACCAAAGAAGAGCATTTTATATTGCCAAGAATATCAAAAAATCGTTTAAATTGACCGACAAATAGCCATATATGCTCAATTTTACATCtgtatatttttgggatttaCACTTATATCGAAGAGAGTAAAAGGGTTTTAGTTCTGAAAGCCAAAAATTTCTGTCTCAACTTTAATTTTCCTAATAGTAAAAGAAAtcgtttgaaaaaatgaaaaaaaaaaagttgatcaTCCGGGATTcccaaaaattcttttttaaatggaccaacaaatatttgaatttgaatggttgaatttcttaaaattgtgtgtgtttggggcCAGGTCTTGGTTGTTAGACGTTCCGCTTTTGATTCTATACCGCCCAATTGGAGAACACGTTAGCTCAACTTCAATGACTTTCCTTTATTTGAAAATGACCCAACAATAAAACCCGGCTTCAAGCCAAGATAACAAATCCACAAAAGTTATCGAAAAGTTGGAACCCCGGAATCGGTCCTCTTTGTATTAATATACGATTTCCACACGCGAACAGTGTGTAAatccaaattatttaattttaatcgcataataaacaaataaataataatatgtcACAGTTGACTTATTAACTTTTTAGTCTACACATGTGCATAATATGTCACAGTTGACTTATTAACTTTTTAGTCTAAACATGTGCTAAAACCCTAATTTTTCCAACTATTTTGCCTTATCAGACCTCTTAATACCGCCCAATCAGTCTAGTCAGATGTAATTAAGTTGAATAGCTAAGCCGAACTAAAATTCCCTAAAAAAGATCATAAACTGTAATCACCTACTGATTAACTTCTTGTGAAATATTGAGAAAACGTGAACGCGTGGAAAGTCCAAGAAGTCTAATCTAATCGAAGTTGATAAGAATTAAAACTATAAGAGATAttggaaaaagaaataatttattatggcATGGTATCATGGTCTGATGTTCTTAACTCATCTATATTAATAGTTGCGCCCTAGGCAAAGATCTTGGCCAGCAAAAGACCCACAACACTGGCCGCAATGGTGATGGTGCTGCTGCTCATTTTTCCAGCCGGATTCTTGTTGCACTTATCGCCCGAACAGACGGTGCAGTAGGTCTTATTATAATGGGAATAGGCCGGCTTTAGGGCCAAACTGCAGGCTCCAACATTAGGATGAATGCAGCCATGCAGCTGATGGATCACGTCGTTGTCTGGCGAAGggggaatatatattttataaatatatctgggctGATATTCAAAGTTTCAACTACTCACTCCAAGTGTACTTGAGGGCCAGACAGTCAAATCGAGTGCTGGTTAGGTTCCGCACTCCCTGATGATAGACGCTCAGGTAATTACTGGTCTCATTGGCGGCCGCATTGGTACAGGTAACTTTCTTGGGACTCTTGCAATCCTTGGGTGTTACGCAGGTGTAACACTTCAGAGAATCGGCTATTCAGTGAAACAGATCGCTAATTAAAGcgcgaaaatatttatttccagaGTTATGACTCACCAAATTGGACACAGACAAAGGCCACCAATACAGTGGCAATTATGGCTTTAGTATACattattttaggttttttatttattcttctcAGTAATAGTACTTTCTTAGTCGCCTATTCGCTTTAAACT
The genomic region above belongs to Drosophila takahashii strain IR98-3 E-12201 chromosome 2L, DtakHiC1v2, whole genome shotgun sequence and contains:
- the LOC108063625 gene encoding uncharacterized protein — translated: MYTKAIIATVLVAFVCVQFADSLKCYTCVTPKDCKSPKKVTCTNAAANETSNYLSVYHQGVRNLTSTRFDCLALKYTWNNDVIHQLHGCIHPNVGACSLALKPAYSHYNKTYCTVCSGDKCNKNPAGKMSSSTITIAASVVGLLLAKIFA